One genomic segment of Desulfobacteraceae bacterium includes these proteins:
- a CDS encoding ABC transporter ATP-binding protein — protein sequence MAPPNLLEIRHLQTHFFVRGRVAKAVDDVSLAIAPGKTLGLVGESGCGKSVTAHAIIGLIPVPPGRIVGGQILFEGTDLLRLSQGRMRKIRGNRISMIFQEPMTSLNPVFTVGEQVAEVIRLHQRLGRADAMARVVEMFQLVGIPAASSRLREYPHQMSGGMRQRVMIAMALACNPRLMIADEPTTALDVTIQAQILDLMNTLKNETGASILFITHDLGVIAEMAQHVAVMYAGKVVEYTDVETLFASPKHPYTIGLMRSIPVVGSRSRGRRLSTIPGTVPSLFNLPPGCLFSDRCPDVFADCRRVAPQLVPVGPNHIARCLKYA from the coding sequence ATGGCGCCACCGAATCTTCTTGAAATCCGGCACCTGCAAACCCACTTCTTCGTCCGCGGCAGGGTCGCCAAGGCCGTCGACGACGTCAGCCTGGCCATCGCGCCGGGCAAGACCCTGGGGCTGGTGGGCGAGTCGGGCTGCGGCAAGAGCGTCACCGCGCACGCCATCATCGGCCTGATCCCGGTGCCGCCCGGCCGGATCGTCGGCGGCCAGATCCTCTTCGAGGGCACCGACCTGCTGCGCCTGTCCCAGGGGCGCATGCGCAAAATCCGGGGCAACCGCATCTCGATGATCTTCCAGGAGCCGATGACCTCGCTCAACCCGGTCTTCACCGTGGGCGAGCAGGTGGCGGAGGTGATCCGACTGCACCAGCGGCTGGGCCGGGCTGACGCCATGGCGCGGGTGGTGGAGATGTTCCAGTTGGTGGGCATCCCCGCGGCCTCCAGCCGCCTGCGGGAATACCCCCACCAGATGAGCGGCGGCATGCGCCAGCGGGTCATGATCGCCATGGCGCTGGCCTGCAACCCCCGGCTGATGATCGCCGACGAGCCCACCACGGCGCTGGACGTCACCATCCAGGCTCAGATCCTGGACCTCATGAACACCCTCAAAAACGAGACCGGGGCCTCGATTCTCTTCATCACCCACGACCTGGGGGTGATCGCCGAGATGGCCCAGCACGTGGCGGTCATGTACGCCGGCAAGGTCGTGGAATACACCGATGTCGAAACCCTCTTCGCCAGCCCCAAACACCCCTACACCATCGGCCTGATGCGCTCGATCCCGGTGGTCGGCAGCCGCAGCCGGGGGCGGCGCCTGAGCACCATCCCCGGCACGGTGCCCTCGCTTTTCAACCTGCCCCCGGGCTGCCTGTTCAGCGACCGCTGCCCGGACGTCTTCGCCGACTGCCGCCGGGTAGCGCCGCAGTTGGTTCCGGTGGGGCCCAACCACATCGCACGGTGCCTGAAATATGCCTGA
- a CDS encoding ABC transporter permease, whose translation MTADASLNAADSRHPLLDQLEQLWRNKTAVAGLVIVIAFVLTAICAPLLSPHDPLATSLYDQLKPPVWHAGGTWKNILGTDDLGRDILSRLIYGARVSLLVAVTSVGLAFVLGTLLGAIGGYYRGFRDGVIMRVMDIILAFPYILLAIVVVAYLGPSLRNAMIAIGITYVPRFARIVRGSVLEECGKDYVTAARAVGARDWRIILIAILPNCLGPLIVQTTLSFASAILDAAALSFLGLGAQPPTPEWGAMIAHSRALILRASWVMTFPGIAILLAVLGFNLFGDGLRDALDPRLRD comes from the coding sequence ATGACCGCCGACGCCTCCCTGAACGCCGCCGACAGCCGCCACCCACTGCTGGACCAGTTGGAGCAGCTGTGGCGCAACAAGACCGCCGTGGCCGGGCTGGTGATCGTGATCGCCTTCGTGCTGACGGCGATCTGCGCGCCCCTGCTGAGCCCCCACGACCCCCTCGCGACGTCGCTCTACGACCAGCTCAAGCCGCCGGTGTGGCACGCCGGCGGCACCTGGAAAAACATCCTCGGCACCGACGACCTGGGCCGCGACATCCTCTCGCGGCTGATCTACGGCGCGCGCGTCTCGCTGCTGGTGGCGGTCACCAGCGTGGGGCTGGCCTTCGTCCTGGGCACCCTGCTGGGCGCCATCGGGGGCTACTACCGGGGCTTTCGGGACGGGGTGATCATGCGCGTCATGGACATCATCCTGGCCTTTCCCTACATCCTGCTGGCCATCGTGGTGGTGGCCTACCTGGGGCCCAGCCTGCGCAACGCCATGATCGCCATCGGCATCACCTACGTGCCGCGCTTTGCCCGCATCGTGCGCGGCAGCGTCCTGGAGGAGTGCGGCAAAGACTATGTCACCGCCGCACGCGCCGTGGGCGCCAGGGACTGGCGGATCATCCTGATCGCGATCCTGCCCAATTGCTTGGGGCCCCTGATCGTCCAGACCACCCTGAGCTTCGCCTCGGCCATCCTGGACGCCGCCGCCCTGAGCTTTCTGGGCCTGGGCGCCCAGCCGCCGACGCCGGAGTGGGGGGCCATGATCGCCCACAGCCGCGCCCTGATCCTGAGGGCCTCGTGGGTCATGACCTTTCCGGGGATCGCGATCCTGCTGGCGGTGCTGGGCTTCAACCTCTTCGGCGACGGCCTGCGGGACGCCCTCGACCCCCGCCTGCGAGACTGA
- a CDS encoding ABC transporter substrate-binding protein: MSKRLWIGVAVLVLLTAGAALAETPKKGGTLVFGRGGDSVGLDPAYETDGNSFMICDNVFEALVAYADESTVLEPGLAESWEISDDGKTYTFHLRKGVKFHDGTDFDANAVVFSIGRMMKTPNVKFVGEGFKIPAQERPPEYWVSMEMDDTVESIEAVDPHTVVFKLKRLEAPFLANMGMDFADIISPTAFLKNPQEFLRNPVGTGPFKFVNWVKDDRITLERFDDYWDKTGGPYLDKLVFRAIPENSVRFLELKTGNINICQFPNPADIPLAKSDPNLVLAVQPGMNIGYLSFNHTKPLWQNVHLRRAVAHAINRTAIVDNIYQGLGQVAKNPIPPTMWGYNEAVPGFAYDPELAKQELEKAGYPEGKGLPEITLWSMPVPRPYNPEGLKVGVAMISDLAKVGIQARIVSYDWGTYLKRQREQPEDMDLFQLGWTGDNGDPDNFLAVLFDGLASSSVRTQWKNEEYHQLMLAGKQTIDQDKRAEIYKKAQQLIYDEVATISIAHSTVIWPHTKNVMNFKLHPTASVRMKNVWLK; encoded by the coding sequence AACCGACGGCAACTCCTTCATGATCTGCGACAACGTTTTCGAAGCGCTGGTGGCCTATGCCGACGAGTCCACCGTGCTGGAGCCGGGCCTGGCCGAGTCCTGGGAAATTTCAGACGACGGCAAGACCTACACCTTTCACCTGCGCAAGGGGGTCAAGTTCCATGACGGCACGGACTTCGACGCCAACGCGGTGGTCTTCTCCATCGGGCGCATGATGAAGACCCCCAACGTCAAGTTCGTCGGCGAGGGCTTCAAAATCCCGGCCCAGGAGCGCCCCCCCGAGTACTGGGTTTCCATGGAAATGGACGACACAGTGGAGAGCATCGAAGCCGTCGACCCCCACACGGTGGTCTTCAAGCTCAAACGCCTGGAGGCCCCCTTTCTGGCCAACATGGGCATGGACTTCGCCGACATCATCAGCCCGACGGCCTTTCTGAAAAACCCCCAGGAGTTCCTGCGCAACCCGGTGGGCACCGGGCCCTTCAAGTTCGTCAACTGGGTTAAGGACGACCGCATCACCCTGGAGCGCTTCGATGACTACTGGGACAAAACCGGCGGCCCCTATCTGGACAAGCTGGTGTTCCGAGCGATCCCGGAAAACTCGGTGCGTTTTCTGGAGCTCAAGACCGGCAACATCAACATCTGCCAGTTCCCCAACCCCGCCGACATCCCGCTGGCCAAGAGCGACCCCAATCTGGTGCTGGCCGTTCAGCCGGGCATGAACATCGGCTACCTGTCCTTCAACCACACCAAACCGCTGTGGCAGAATGTCCACCTGCGCCGGGCGGTAGCCCACGCCATCAACCGCACGGCGATCGTCGACAACATCTACCAGGGCCTTGGACAGGTGGCCAAAAACCCGATTCCGCCCACCATGTGGGGCTACAACGAGGCGGTGCCGGGCTTTGCCTATGACCCGGAACTGGCCAAGCAGGAGCTGGAAAAAGCCGGCTACCCCGAAGGCAAGGGGCTGCCCGAAATCACCCTGTGGTCGATGCCGGTGCCGCGTCCGTACAATCCCGAGGGGCTCAAGGTCGGCGTGGCCATGATCTCGGATCTCGCCAAGGTCGGGATCCAGGCGCGCATCGTCAGCTACGACTGGGGCACCTACCTCAAACGCCAGCGGGAGCAGCCCGAGGACATGGACCTCTTCCAGCTGGGCTGGACCGGTGACAACGGCGACCCGGACAACTTCCTGGCCGTGCTCTTCGACGGCCTGGCATCCTCCTCGGTCCGCACCCAGTGGAAAAACGAGGAATACCATCAGCTGATGCTGGCCGGCAAGCAGACCATCGACCAGGACAAGCGCGCCGAGATCTACAAAAAGGCCCAGCAGCTGATCTATGACGAGGTGGCGACGATCTCCATCGCCCACTCCACCGTGATCTGGCCGCACACCAAGAATGTCATGAACTTCAAGCTGCACCCCACCGCATCGGTGCGCATGAAGAACGTCTGGCTGAAATAG
- a CDS encoding ABC transporter permease — MLAYITRRVLILIPTLLGVSVLVFLMLHLTPGDPAELLLGERATDSALHEIRKHLGLDKPLHVQYGMFLKRLLKGDLGETIWTRQKVWYEVKQRFPATIELSIVALGISCFFGILFGIVSATRQYSVFDYLSMVGALVGVSMPIFWLGLVFMLIFSLELGWLPLSGRLSIGIELQTITNFYILDALLTRNWAALRDVLWHIIMPAVTLSTIPTAIVARMTRSSMLEVLRQDYIKTAKAKGLSGFTVTFKHAFRNALIPVVTTIGLQFGVLLGGAILTETIFAWPGVGKWMYDAVMQRDYMVIQGGTLFIAAIFVVINLMVDVLYAVINPRISVK; from the coding sequence ATGCTCGCCTACATCACCCGCCGAGTCCTGATACTGATTCCCACCCTGCTGGGGGTCTCGGTCCTGGTGTTTTTGATGCTGCACCTGACCCCCGGCGACCCCGCCGAGCTTTTGCTGGGCGAGCGTGCCACCGACAGCGCCCTGCATGAGATCCGCAAACATCTCGGCCTGGACAAGCCCCTGCACGTGCAGTACGGCATGTTCCTCAAGCGGCTGCTGAAGGGCGATCTGGGGGAAACCATCTGGACCCGCCAGAAGGTCTGGTACGAGGTCAAGCAGCGCTTTCCGGCCACCATCGAGCTGTCCATCGTGGCGCTTGGGATCAGCTGTTTTTTCGGCATCCTCTTCGGGATCGTCTCCGCCACCCGGCAATACTCGGTTTTCGACTACCTCAGCATGGTGGGCGCCCTGGTGGGGGTCAGCATGCCGATTTTCTGGCTGGGCCTGGTCTTCATGCTGATCTTCTCGCTGGAGCTGGGCTGGCTGCCGCTCTCCGGCCGGCTCAGCATCGGCATCGAGCTGCAGACCATCACCAACTTCTATATCCTGGACGCTCTCCTGACCCGCAACTGGGCCGCCTTGCGGGACGTCCTCTGGCACATCATCATGCCGGCCGTCACCCTGAGCACCATTCCGACGGCCATCGTCGCCCGCATGACGCGCTCCAGCATGCTGGAGGTCCTGCGTCAAGACTACATCAAGACCGCCAAGGCCAAGGGGCTCTCGGGGTTCACGGTAACCTTCAAGCACGCCTTCCGCAACGCCCTGATCCCGGTGGTGACCACCATCGGGCTGCAGTTCGGGGTGCTGCTGGGGGGCGCCATCCTGACCGAGACGATCTTCGCCTGGCCCGGCGTCGGCAAGTGGATGTATGACGCCGTGATGCAGCGCGACTACATGGTCATCCAGGGCGGCACGCTGTTCATCGCCGCCATTTTCGTGGTCATAAACCTGATGGTCGATGTGCTCTACGCCGTCATCAACCCGCGCATCAGCGTCAAATAA
- a CDS encoding dipeptide ABC transporter ATP-binding protein, with amino-acid sequence MPDPPENPEILLEAQHIVKHFPIRGGVFMKQVGAVRAVDDVSLAIRKGETVGLVGESGCGKTTFGRVILRLEEPTAGALFFEGENLLAFGRGRMRRMRREMQIIFQDPFSSLNPRKTVAQIVGEPLLIHGLRSRREREARVLELLETVGLRREQMRRYPHQFSGGQRQRIGVARALALNPKLIVCDEAVSALDVSIQAQVINLLEDLQERFGLTYLFISHDLGVVEHVSDRVAVMYLGQIVELAASETLYRQPLHPYTQALLSAVPMPDPTLKGERIILRGDVPSPINPPPGCRFHTRCLFAKEVCRKRVPSFREAADGHWVACFFAGVVGIRTD; translated from the coding sequence ATGCCTGATCCGCCTGAAAACCCGGAAATCCTCCTCGAAGCCCAGCACATCGTCAAGCACTTCCCCATCCGCGGCGGCGTGTTCATGAAGCAGGTCGGGGCGGTGCGGGCCGTGGACGACGTCAGCCTCGCCATTCGCAAGGGGGAGACGGTCGGCCTGGTGGGAGAGTCGGGCTGCGGCAAGACCACCTTCGGGCGGGTCATCCTGCGCCTGGAGGAGCCCACCGCCGGCGCGCTCTTTTTCGAAGGCGAGAACCTGCTGGCCTTCGGGCGCGGCCGGATGCGCCGCATGCGTCGGGAGATGCAGATCATCTTCCAGGACCCCTTCTCCTCCCTCAACCCCCGCAAAACCGTGGCCCAGATCGTCGGCGAGCCCTTGCTGATCCACGGCCTGCGAAGCCGCCGGGAACGCGAGGCGCGCGTGCTGGAGCTGCTGGAAACCGTCGGCTTGCGCCGGGAGCAGATGCGCCGCTACCCGCACCAGTTCTCCGGCGGCCAGCGCCAACGCATCGGGGTCGCCCGGGCCCTGGCGCTCAATCCCAAGCTGATCGTCTGCGACGAGGCGGTCTCGGCCCTGGACGTCTCCATTCAGGCCCAGGTGATCAACCTGCTGGAGGACCTGCAGGAGCGCTTCGGGCTGACCTACCTGTTCATCTCCCACGACCTCGGGGTGGTGGAGCACGTCAGCGACCGGGTGGCCGTCATGTACCTCGGCCAGATCGTGGAGCTGGCCGCCAGCGAGACCCTCTATCGGCAGCCGCTTCACCCCTACACCCAGGCGCTGCTCTCGGCGGTGCCGATGCCCGATCCCACCCTCAAGGGGGAGCGCATCATTTTAAGGGGCGACGTCCCCAGCCCCATCAACCCCCCGCCGGGGTGCCGCTTTCACACCCGATGCCTCTTTGCCAAGGAGGTCTGCCGCAAACGGGTGCCGTCCTTCCGCGAGGCGGCCGACGGCCATTGGGTGGCCTGCTTCTTCGCCGGGGTGGTCGGCATCCGGACCGATTGA